From Neorhodopirellula lusitana:
ACCAAGTGCCCTAGCGGACAAATTTCAGCGAAACGTTTTCTGTTGACCCGTCCACAACAAGATCGGTTGCGAAGATTTCTTCTGGGGGTGGAGCATCCTTCAACGCCTGACTCAGGGCAGTACCCATTGCCGCTCGATTGCTAGGGCTCAAGAACGTCAGTTCGGGACGGGGACCTTGGTCTGCCGTGATACTGACTCGAACATCGAATTGCCCTGCTCGCAGCAGCGAAGTGGGAGGGACGGTGAATTGACCATCGATGATCGGTGCCATCGCGGTTGGCGAATCAACACCAGCCTTAGGCACCAAACTTAGTTTGCCTTTTTGAACCGATTGTCCATCAACGTCAACGGTTCCCGAGAGCGTGATTCCAGACGGACTGCAGGCAACTATGGTGCAAAGCGGGCACCACAACAGCAATGAAAACAGGCGATAACGAAAGGAGGTTGCGAACGGCTTTTGCATAGGGCTATTGGATTGAATTAGTTGTGACGGAAGGGGGACGCGTGCAAGCGCCCATTGGTGGCAGGTAACTTCATTTTGCAAATAAACCCGCGTTTCGGCCGCGGCTCGAAAGGCGAGTTTGGAAGCACACGAGAATCGCTAGAACAGGCGGATTCTCGTGTGCGATCGTGATGTCGAAACCGGAGCAGTTGGATTACTGTTCAAGCTCATTTACTTCGTGACCCGCCTTAGTTAGGAAAGCGGTGAGCACGTCTTGTGCGATCGAGTAAGTCACGAAACTGGTCGAGCCATCGGCAAGCACGAAGTGCGAACCGCCGGTGTGGTAACTGAAGTAGAAGTGCTCGTCGTTGTCGGGACGATTTCCAAGTCCACCGGTCAAGTCGTCGTCATCAAGCAGGCCGCCGACACCGTCGGAGTTCACTGGGAAGCCATAGTAAGGAACGAAACCGCCACCCCATTCATCAGGCGAGTCGTAGCACAGTACGGAGTGTCCCATGCCAAACGGAGCACCGGTGTAAGTCGTCAACCAGCCACCGGTTTGAACGGAGCCAGCCTTCTGAGGGAACAAACCGCGTTCGCCAACGAGTAGCGTGTTGCTGGTGCCGTCGAGTACCGAAGCGAAGCGGACTGGGCCGAACGCGGAACCGGTGCTATGGAACATCCCGTCAGCCGAAAACTTGAAGACCGAAGGAAAACCTCTCCAGCCGGATGGGTCGGTACCGTGGTACTGATTGGATGAACGGCCGTAGTGTCCCGCGTTTCCGAAGTAGTTGGTTCCGGAGCTAGTGGCGATCACGGACGAACCGAAGCCGACATTCACTGGGTCTAGTGACAGTGGATCGCTTGGGCAGTTCAGGATCGTCACTTCGGTCAAGATTGACTCGGGATCGAAATTAGGACCGTATAGCTCGAGTTTCTCATCGTCGAGTTCGGATTGTTCTACGTAGGGCATGACCGCGCGGATCCAAGTCCTGCCGACTCCGACGAAATTGGTGTTGTCCGCCGATGCGGGGAACTGTTTAAAACTGCTCTCATAGTTGTGGCATGCAAGCGCCAGTTGACGCATGTTGTTGCTGCATGACATGCGTCGAGCTGCTTCTCGTGCGGACTGAACCGCGGGTAAAAGCAAGCCGACCAAGACTCCAATGATGGCGATAACCACCAGCAACTCGACGAGAGTAAAGCCTTGGCGGGATGCGTAATGTTTCTGGGTGTGATTTCTCACGGCACTTCCTTGGATAGCGACAGCTTATGTATGGCGTTACAGAGGCCAAACGATTCTAAAAATGCACCACAATGAAATCAGATACCCACGACTACGGAAGCGTTCGAAGCGAACTAGCAAGGCTCGTTTTAGGTCGTGGTTGAGATCAGGTGCGTCTTCGGATCCAAGCAAAAGCAACCGGCGGACCACTCTTTGCCGTAAGAGGTTCCGATTCGTTGGGACGCAACGATAAATTTGATTCAGCGGGAATCAACGCACCTTTGCCATTGGGTAGCGAACGGGATATCTCCAAAGGTCACTGCAAAACTTTATTGAAAATTATGCGCAAAACACTCGTTTGGTACGAAATTTCCGATGTTCGAGCTAAATG
This genomic window contains:
- a CDS encoding DUF1559 domain-containing protein, whose protein sequence is MRNHTQKHYASRQGFTLVELLVVIAIIGVLVGLLLPAVQSAREAARRMSCSNNMRQLALACHNYESSFKQFPASADNTNFVGVGRTWIRAVMPYVEQSELDDEKLELYGPNFDPESILTEVTILNCPSDPLSLDPVNVGFGSSVIATSSGTNYFGNAGHYGRSSNQYHGTDPSGWRGFPSVFKFSADGMFHSTGSAFGPVRFASVLDGTSNTLLVGERGLFPQKAGSVQTGGWLTTYTGAPFGMGHSVLCYDSPDEWGGGFVPYYGFPVNSDGVGGLLDDDDLTGGLGNRPDNDEHFYFSYHTGGSHFVLADGSTSFVTYSIAQDVLTAFLTKAGHEVNELEQ